In Oncorhynchus kisutch isolate 150728-3 linkage group LG5, Okis_V2, whole genome shotgun sequence, a genomic segment contains:
- the LOC109890572 gene encoding pituitary tumor-transforming gene 1 protein-interacting protein, whose product MMDLRSLVGLPAVLLLLGVGAVFAQTAAPKIVCETKNGTSCEECLKIVTCLWCQKTKMCITYPVKTILPPHALCPLNDARWGRCWVNFQSLIIAMAVVGGVIIIAFLVCLFCCCKCEHIGSTRFDAKMERRTNKMKGKQEERKAEMKMRHEEIRTKYGLSGSNPYSKFS is encoded by the exons ATGATGGATTTACGGAGTTTGGTAGGCCTACCTGCTGTTCTGCTACTCCTCGGTGTAGGTGCTGTGTTCGCGCAAACTGCCGCACCTAAGATAG tgtgTGAGACTAAGAATGGAACAAGCTGTGAGGAATGTCTAAAGATTGTGACG TGCCTGTGGTGTCAGAAGACTAAGATGTGTATCACGTACCCAGTCAAAACCATCCTCCCCCCGCACGCCCTCTGCCCCCTCAACGATGCACGCTGGGGACGCTGCTGGg tgaactTCCAGTCATTGATCATCGCCATGGCGGTGGTGGGTGGAGTCATTATCATCGCCTTCCTGGTCTGCCTCTTCTGCTGCTGCAAGTGTGAACACATCGG GTCTACGAGGTTCGATGCCAAGATGGAGAGACGGACCAATAAGATGAAGGGAAAACAGGAAGAGAG AAAGGCAGAGATGAAGATGAGGCATGAGGAAATCAGAACGAAATATG GTCTCAGTGGGTCCAACCCGTACTCCAAATTCTCCTGA
- the LOC109890574 gene encoding small ubiquitin-related modifier 3: protein MSEEKPKEGVKTENDHINLKVAGQDGSVVQFKIKRHTPLSKLMKAYCERQGLSIRQIRFRFDGQPINETDTPSQLEMEDEDTIDVFQQQTGGLC from the exons ATGTCGGAGGAGAAACCAAAG gagGGCGTGAAGACTGAGAACGACCACATTAACTTAAAGGTAGCCGGTCAGGACGGCTCTGTGGTTCAGTTCAAAATCAAGAGGCACACTCCGCTCAGCAAACTGATGAAGGCCTACTGCGAACGTCAG ggGCTCTCGATAAGGCAGATCAGGTTCAGGTTTGACGGACAGCCAATCAACGAGACGGACACACCTTCACAG CTGGAGATGGAGGATGAAGACACCATAGATGTTTTCCAACAGCAGACAGGCGGCCTCTGCTAA
- the LOC109890575 gene encoding unconventional myosin-X (The sequence of the model RefSeq protein was modified relative to this genomic sequence to represent the inferred CDS: added 296 bases not found in genome assembly) yields MILRGEEICSPLTIEQAVDSRDSVSMALYSQCFSWIILRINQKIRGKDNFKSIGILDIFGFENFQVNRFEQFNINYANEKLQEYFNKHIFSLEQLEYNREGVQWEAIDWMDNAECLDLIEKKLGMLALVNEESRFPKGTDFTLLEKLHSRHSTNPYYVKPRLADHQFGIRHYAGEVLYDVTGVLEKNRDTFRDDILNMLKESKLDFIYDLFERVGSRNSEETLKMGTARRKPTVSSQFRDSLHSLMGTLSVSNPFFVRCIKPNNEKNPSVFDPEVVLNQLRYSGMLETVKIRRAGFPVRRTFKDFISRYQIILQEKVGGAGDDKKRSTDLLTKYDRAKKEWQLGKTKVFMKESLEQHLEKERDEVRRKAGMVIRAHILTYTARKHFKRVKESVVTLQGYLRTHIQRKWFLRRCLATRVLQKHRRGQVARASCLKLRDERRKREEEERKKREQEEGGVEAAQGSEKKEGKTEEEARQMEEILRIELEIERLQKQREDGVSQLCESSRQELRLRRDAEIKRLKKEASRKATELIDLLDFGGLDPSLATAASASAERLQEGPGMATAGTQEEEVDEGFHAEEECTVPLLPDFPPPAEADAAVDQDMFAHLPPPPPAFAEGSTATPPPPLLDSSSPTPVPPPPPPLPAGDVSDTPLPPPPPPLPPEEGEGKGKEGETKEGDGGRTSILSLGEGEEPIYSMPVDSGESDYDEEEGSVTAGDDGSASGQNSNRGSAAMTEEEALRKSTCTNASIESYRGSSDSYIESDDEHDGLLDTDEEVHNGRVTLLNGNGPPYFHSYLYMKAGLMIPWRRRWCVLKDETFMWFRSKQESLKSGWLHKKGGGLSTLSRRNWKMRWFVLREHKLMYFDNDSEEKLKGTIDIRAAKEIVNNHEKENALNIVTDERTYQVFAESPEDASAWYNVLSKVHVYTPEQLMDMSHEQANPKNAVGTLDVGLIDSVCASDNPDRPNSFVIITANRVIHCNTDTPEEMHHWISLLQKPKGDAKIDGQEFLVRGWLQKEMKTGTKSNVLKLKKRWFVLTHNSLDYYKSSERNSSKMGTLVLNSLCSVFQPEERVHRETGYWNIVVHGRKHSYRLYTKMLNEALRWIAAIQAVIDSKTPIETPTLQLIRDIKDSSLNPEAVEQTYRRNPILRYTQHPLHSPLLPLPYGEVIQRQQGYASLQDEAIRVFNSLQEMETLADPVPIIRGVLQTCQDLRPLRDEVYCQVIKQTNHVPQPNQPNQRAHWHLLTCMSCTFLPSRTILRYLRFHLKRVREHFPNTEIERYSAFINESLKKTKTRDFIPSQEEIVALLVRQEMTTTVYCHGGGSCKISINSHTTAGEVVEKLIRGLAMEDSRNLFSLFEHNKVTDRALESRVIVADVLAKFERLSGTEEVEEEGQWRLYFKLYCFLDMESMPKEGVEFAFMFEQAHESLISGHFPAPEETLQQLAALRLQYLHGDGASRAGWSLGSVYPMGRLRTRIFHSTKQGGVAGGEGGGGQVGSVKGDGQDRRRTPSFLDGSLRRSFKTGSLKKQKEEEGQQVEMWVKEETSATRAHVLDKWTKLQGLAQHQALLKYMSIVKEWPGYGSTLFDVECKEGGFPHDLWLGVSADNLSVYKRGEPKPLQTFQYEQITFFGAPQPCTYQITVDGNDLFFHTPLVMEIAKIMKAYINMMVKKRCSIMSVSSVASAFVR; encoded by the exons AGAGGGAGTCCAGTGGGAAGCCATAGACTGGATGGATAACGCTGAGTGTCTGGACCTCATAGAGAAG AAACTTGGGATGCTAGCGTTGGTCAACGAGGAGAGTCGCTTCCCCAAAGGGACAGACTTCACACTGCTGGAGAAACTACACAGCAGGCACTCT ACAAACCCTTACTATGTGAAGCCTCGACTGGCTGACCATCAGTTTGGCATCAGGCACTATGCTGGAGAGGTTCTGTATGATGTCACCGGGGTTCTGGAGAAGAACAGAGATACATTCAGAGACGACATCCTCAACATGCTGAAGGAGAGCAAACTGGACTTCATCTATGATCTGTTTGAGAGAGTGGGCAGCAGGAACAGTGAGGAGACTCTGAAGATGGGAACAGCCAGACGCAAGCCTACCGTCAGCTCACAGTTCAGG gaCTCTCTCCATTCCCTCATGGGCACTCTGAGCGTGTCCAACCCTTTTTTTGTGCGCTGCATCAAACCCAACAACGAGAAG AACCCTAGCGTGTTTGACCCGGAAGTGGTTCTGAACCAGCTGAGGTATTCTGGAATGTTAGAAACAGTTAAGATCCGCCGGGCCGGATTCCCTGTCCGCAGAACCTTCAAAGACTTCATCAGCcg gtaTCAGATCATTCTGCAAGAGAAGGTGGGTGGAGCGGGGGATGACAAGAAGAGGAGTACAGACCTGCTGACCAAATACGACCGTGCCAAGAAGGAGTGGCAGCTGGGAAAGACCAAG GTGTTTATGAAGGAGTCTCTGGAACAGcatctggagaaagagagagacgaggtTCGCCGTAAAGCAGGCATGGTCATCAGAGCCCACATCCTCACCTACACCGCCAGGAAGCACTTTAAGCGTGTGAAGGAGAGCGTCGTCACCCTCCAGGGGTACCTTCGTACCCACATACAACGGAAATGGTTTCTACGGCGATGCTTGGCGACGCGGGTACTCCAAAAACACAGACGAGGACAGGTGGCCCGCGCAAGCTGCCTTAAACTCAGAgacgagaggaggaagagagaggaggaggagaggaagaagagagaacaggaggagggaGGCGTAGAGGCCGCTCAGGGTTCTGAG aagaaggaaggaaagacGGAAGAAGAGGCCCGTCAGATGGAGGAGATCTTGCGTATAGAGTTGGAGATCGAGCGCCtacagaaacagagggaggatggGGTCTCCCAGCTCTGTGAGTCCTCCAGGCAGGAGCTCCGGCTACGCCGGGACGCAGAGATCAAGAGGCTGAAGAAGGAGGCCTCTCGTAAGGCCACAGAACTAATCGACCTCCTGGACTTTGGAGGTCTGGATCCCAGTTTAGCCACCGCTGCTAGTGCTAGCGCAGAG CGGCTCCAGGAGGGGCCAGGCATGGCCACAGCCGGAacccaggaggaggaggtggacgaGGGCTTCCATGCCGAGGAGGAGTgtactgtccctctcctcccagaCTTCCCTCCTCCAGCCGAGGCTGACGCTGCCGTGGACCAGGATATGTTCGCCCACCTGCCACCCCCTCCACCCGCCTTCGCTGAGGGCTCTACTGCTAcaccacctccccctctcctcgaTTCATCCTCACCCACTCCCGTCCCTCCGCCGCCTCCCCCCTTACCAGCTGGAGATGTCTCTGACACCCCTCTCCCACCTCCCCCCCCACCACTGCCTCctgaagagggggagggaaaaggaaaagagggggagacaaaagagggtgatggagggaggaCGAGTATCTTGAGCCTCGGAGAAGGGGAGGAGCCGATCTACAGCATGCCGGTTGACAGCGGCGAATCAGATTACGACGAGGAGGAGGGCTCTGTCACCGCGGGAGACGATGGTTCCGCATCCGGGCAGAATAGCAACAGAGGCAGCGCGGCCATGACAGAGGAAGAAGCTCTGAGGAAGTCCACGTGTACCAATGCCAGCATAGAGTCATACAGGGGCAGCTCTGACtca TACATAGAGAGTGATGATGAGCATGATGGGCTGTTGGACACAGATGAGGAGGTACACAACGGCAGGGTCACTCTTCTCAACGGGAACGGACCTCCGTACTTCCATAGCTACCTCTACATGAAGG CTGGTCTGATGATTCCATGGCGCAGGCGGTGGTGTGTGTTGAAGGATGAGACCTTCATGTGGTTCCGCTCCAAACAGGAGTCCCTCAAGTCTGGCTGGCTCCATAAGAAGGGAGGAGGACTGTCCACTCTGTCCCGCAG GAACTGGAAGATGCGTTGGTTTGTTCTGAGGGAACACAAACTGATGTACTTTGACAACGACAGTGAGGAGAAACTGAAGGGAACCATCGACATCCGCGCCGCCAA GGAGATCGTGAACAACCATGAGAAGGAGAATGCGTTGAACATCGTGACAGATGAGAGGACGTACCAGGTGTTTGCTGAGTCGCCAGAAGACGCCAG tgcgTGGTATAACGTCCTCAGTAAGGTTCATGTGTATACTCCCGAGCAGCTGATGGACATGTCTCATGAACAGGCCAACCCCAAGAACGCTGTG GGAACTCTGGACGTGGGGCTGATTGACTCAGTCTGTGCCTCTGACAACCCAGACAG gcccAACTCCTTTGTGATCATCACAGCGAACCGTGTGATCCACTGTAACACTGACACTCCAGAGGAGATGCACCACTGGATCAGCCTGCTGCAGAAACCTAAAGGAGACGCCAAGATAGACGGACAGGAGTTCCTGGTTAGGG GTTGGCTccagaaggagatgaagacaggAACTAAGAGTAATGTTCTGAAGCTGAAGAAGCGCTGGTTCGTGTTAACCCATAACTCCCTGGATTACTACAAGAGCTCTGAGCGAAACTCCTCCAAGATGGGAACCCTCGTCCTCAACTCCCTCTGCTCTGTCTTTCAACCTGAGGAACGAgtgcacagagagacag GGTACTGGAACATCGTAGTGCACGGTAGGAAGCACTCGTATCGCCTCTACACCAAGATGCTGAATGAAGCTCTGAGATGGATAGCAGCCATACAGGCAGTGATAGACAGCAAGACACCCATAGAAACACCGACACTACAGCTCATCAGAGATATCAAGGACAGCAGTCTGAACCCTGAGGCAGTGGAGCAGACCTACAGGAGGAATCCCATCCTCAGATACACTCAGCACCCTCTACACTCCCCCCTACTGCCACTACCCTACGGAGAAGTCA TCCAGAGACAGCAGGGCTATGCCAGTCTTCAGGATGAAGCGATCCGAGTGTTTAACTCTCTTCAGGAGATGGAGACTCTGGCAGACCCTGTTCCTATAATTCGGGGGGTACTGCAGACCTGTCAGGACCTGAGACCTCTCCGAGACGAG GTATACTGTCAGGTGATCAAGCAGACCAATCACGTGCCTCAGCCCAATCAGCCCAATCAGCGGGCTCATTGGCACCTCCTCACCTGTATGAGCTGTACCTTCCTCCCAAGCCGGACCATCCTCAGATACCTGCGCTTCCACctcaaaag GGTGCGAGAGCATTTCCCCAACACAGAGATTGAGCGTTATTCTGCTTTTATCAATGAGTCTCTAAAGAAGACCAAGACCAGGGACTTTATTCCGTCTCAGGAGGAGATCGTGGCCCTACTGGTGAGGCAGGAGATGACAACTACAGTCTACTGCCATGGAGGAGGCTCCTGCAAGATCTCTATCAATTCACACACCACCGctggagag gtggtggAGAAGTTGATCCGCGGCCTGGCCATGGAGGACAGTAGGAATCTGTTCTCTCTGTTTGAGCACAACAAGGTGACGGACCGAGCTCTGGAGAGCAGGGTCATAGTGGCTGACGTCCTCGCCAAGTTTGAGAG GCTGTCAGGGactgaggaggttgaggaggaagGACAGTGGAGACTCTATTTTAAACTTTACTGTTTCCTCGACATGGAGAGCATGCCTAAGGAGGGGGTGGAATTTGCCTTCATGTTTGAGCAG GCCCATGAGTCTCTGATCAGTGGTCACTTCCCGGCCCCAGAGGAAACTTTGCAGCAGCTAGCCGCTTTACGGCTGCAGTATCTCCATGGAGACGGGGCCAGCCGCGCTGGGTGGAGCCTCGGTAGTGTTTACCCAATGGGGCGCCTCCGCACGCGCATCTTCCACTCCACCAAACAGGGAGGCgtggcaggaggagagggaggaggagggcaggTGGGAAGTGTCAAGGGGGACGGGCAGGATAGAAGGAGAACCCCCAGCTTCCTGGATGGAAGTCTGAGGCGCAGCTTCAAGACGGGCTCGCTAAAGAAACAGAAG GAGGAAGAGGGGCAGCAGGTAGAGATGTGGGTGAAGGAGGAGACATCGGCCACCAGAGCCCATGTTCTGGATAAATGGACCAAGTTACAGGGACTCGCCCAGCACCAGGCTCTGCTCAAATACATGTCCATCGTCAAAGAGTGGCCCGGATATGGCTCTACACTGTTCGacgtggag tGTAAGGAAGGAGGTTTTCCCCATGACCTGTGGCTGGGTGTGAGTGCTGACAACCTGTCTGTGTATAAGAGAGGGGAACCCAAACCTCTGCAGACGTTCCAGTATGAGCAGATCACCTTCTTTGGAGCTCCACAACCCTGCACCTACCAGATCACTGTCGACGGCAATGACTTGTTCTTCCACACTCCATTG gtgatggAGATTGCTAAGATCATGAAAGCCTACATCAACATGATGGTGAAGAAACGCTGCAGCATCATGTCTGTCTCCAGCGTCGCCAGCGCCTTCGTCAGGTGA